From a single Nicotiana tomentosiformis chromosome 2, ASM39032v3, whole genome shotgun sequence genomic region:
- the LOC138905857 gene encoding uncharacterized protein — translation MVVAVVAAPPTPLARGGGQAGRGRPRGGGQARFYAFPGRAEVVASYAVITGLRQQVMGETHYSRYSVHPGETKMYHDIREIHWWDRMKQDIAERMLRDVRQVGLEHSSWPNSLGRETFDVILGMDWLSPYHTILDCHAKTMTLAMPGFLQLEWRGTLDCIPSRIISFLKAHRMVEKGCEAYLNFVRDVSTDIPTIESVPVVRDFPNVFPADLPANAAR, via the exons ATGGTTGTTGCTGTAGTTGCTGCTCCACCTACACCGCTAGCTAGGGGTGGTGGTCAAGcgggtaggggtcgccctagagggggaggccaagctcgtttctatgcttttccaggtaGGGCAGAGGTGGTCGCATCATAtgctgtcattacag gactgcgccagcaggttatgggggagactcactattctcgttattctgtcCATCCAGGagaaacaaagatgtatcatgatatcagggaaatacattggtgggacagaatgaaacaggatatagcgga acgcatgcttagggatgttcgacaggtaggactcgagCACTCGTCATGGCCTAACAGTTTGGGCCGTGAAAcctttgatgtgatattaggcatggattggttgtcgccctatcacactattctggattgtcatgccaagaccatgacattggctatgccagggttTCTGcagttggagtggagaggtacatTGGATTGTATTCCTAGCAGGATTATATCCTTTCTGAAGGCGCatcggatggttgagaaagggtgtgaggcatatctaaactttgtgagggatgtcagtaCTGATattcctaccattgagtcagttccggtagtgagagatttcccaAATGTGTTTCCAGCAGACTTACCGGCCAATGCCGctcgatag
- the LOC138905858 gene encoding uncharacterized protein: MWLHYDGVKIQVRIVGGDSECAGATYQKGGAMVILFADDIVLIDETRCWVNARLEVWRQTLKSKGFKLSRTKIEYSECKFSDETHEAKANVQLITQVIPKSDSFKYFGSVIKGNEEIDEDATHRIGVGWMEWRLASGVLCDKNVTSRLMGKFFKVVVRPTMLYGAECWPVKKSHVQKMKVAEMRMLRWMCGHTRKDKNWNEVNRDKVGVASMKDKLRESRLRWFEHVIREK, from the coding sequence ATGTGGTTACATTATGATGGTGTTAAAATTCAGGTGAGGATTGTGGGTGGAGACTCAGAATGTGCTGGCGCAACATATCAAAAGGGAGGTGCCATGGTGatattatttgcagatgatatagtgctgattgacgagacgcgttGCTGGGTCAACGCTaggctagaggtttggagacagaccctaAAATCTAAAGGTTTTAAGTTGAGTAGAACAAAAATAGAATACtcggagtgcaagttcagtgatgAGACGCATGAAGCAAAAGCAAACGTACAACTTATTACCCAAGTCATCCCCAAAAGTGATAGTTTCAAATATTTTGGGTCTGTCATTAAAGGCAACgaggagattgacgaggatgctACACATCGTATTGGAGTGGGGTGGATGGAATGGAGGCTCGCATctggtgttttgtgtgataagaatgtgacATCAAGACTTATGGGCAAGTTCTTCAAAGTggtagttagaccgactatgttatatggtgctgagtgttggccagtcaagaaatcCCATGTCCAGaaaatgaaagtagcagaaatgaggatgttgagatggatgtgtgggcatactagaAAAGATAAGAATTGGAATGAAGTTAATAGGGACAAAGTGGGAGTGGCCTCTATGAAAGACAAACTGCGGgaatcgaggctgagatggttcgagCACGTGataagagagaaataa
- the LOC138905860 gene encoding protein MAIN-LIKE 1-like codes for MIEWWRPDTHTFHLPIGEATITLEDVEVLFGLLVNGLPVADPHALGDYRGLHYLHMLQRLTEFQPTEETALSGASHLQLTPVRQHLEVMDAEITDDSPPEVIDRHTRLVLLLMFGGVLFPNTSGNLVILSG; via the coding sequence ATGATAGAGTGGTGGCGACCGGACACGCACACGTTTCATCTACCCATCGGTGAGGCTACCATCACACTTGAGGACGTGGAGGTTCTTTTCGGGCTGCTGGTTAATGGATTACCTGTAGCTGACCCGCATGCTCTCGGAGATTACAGGGGATTGCATTACCTGCATATGTTGCAGCGCCTTACCGAATTCCAGCCAACAGAGGAGACTGCATTGAGTGGGGCCAGTCATTTGCAGCTGACGCCAGTCCGGCAGCATCTGGAGGTGATGGATGCGGAGATTACAGATGATTCACCACCGGAGGTTATCGACCGACACACGAGATTggtgttgttgttgatgtttggcGGTGTActattcccgaacacttcgggaaacctagtcatcttgagcggctag